One genomic region from Prevotella sp. Rep29 encodes:
- a CDS encoding SusC/RagA family TonB-linked outer membrane protein, whose protein sequence is MVKKLTMILAGLFLSIGIATAQTQISGTVVSEEDGEPIIGASVLVIGTNDGAVTDIDGKFSLTLPHGKNALRVSYIGMETQEVIARNGMTIRLASDSKTLEDVVVVGYGSGRKVGTVVGSVVTVSSEKLNTAPSSSALDALQGQVAGMSVLTSSGEAGDNAVSMAIHGVGSLGASSTPLYVIDGIPSSSRTIMAMNPNDIKSISVLKDASATSIYGSRAANGVVYVTTKSGSFGSDARITYRTQIGWNTLANEGFYKNQFMNAAELKQFWIDCYGPVGLDEAWIDRNYTQRGFDADTKWYDVFQQWWTPQTQNDIAIEGGGDKVSYMIGASQFHQKGTTIGNYYDRYTGRVNVDARPNKWLKAGINVNLSYDKRQRNNNWGNSSSGNANYLAGGLSMILNPLHPQYKEDGTEYDRYPNNQWNPRYYMETHPNEYLRYGLIGNAYIEISPIQGLKITSRIGSDMYFVRNNRKTLPSFAGSGGSGTRRKSLDFDYSNTITNTIEYKFNLGENHAFTVLAGHEGVENDYDYFYAQSTGQTDDRMMRLQDGKQSAYEMSEDPTRSKFLSFFGRIDYALMDKYFFDASIRNDACSRFGINNRNATFWSVGAMWKISREVFMKPVKWVNDLNFKISYGTQGNAAIGDYAAIGRIGTLSDYNENASWAYTTPGNPNLTWETQKLLTIGLSGRLFNRLDFDISYYNRKTSDMLMGVPYPYTSGFEEITSNVGTLQNAGIDIELGVNILRGKDYYLNFRTTFNYNNQKVTELFQGRQRWEIANTGLAYVVGSPVMFYYPIYAGIDPADGQMMWYLPGDDVDKTTKGETTKEFSEALQQNTGKKRYAPVNGGFGISGGWKGISIQADFTYVLGKYLINNDRFFYENPDYFFGYNSSKKVRDFWTPENPNAQYPNWADGDYMRFDTHLLENASFMRLKNLQIGYDFPKTLLGFQNVVKGLKLTLTGRNLFTITDYNGIDPEVNSNLTLGKIGNSKQFLIGAEITF, encoded by the coding sequence ATGGTAAAGAAACTAACAATGATTCTCGCCGGTCTGTTCCTCAGTATAGGAATAGCAACGGCACAGACGCAAATCAGCGGTACCGTGGTTTCCGAAGAAGACGGCGAACCCATCATCGGTGCATCGGTGCTTGTGATTGGTACCAATGATGGTGCAGTAACCGACATTGACGGTAAGTTCTCGTTGACATTGCCGCATGGTAAGAATGCACTTCGTGTTTCATACATCGGTATGGAGACACAGGAAGTGATTGCTCGCAATGGTATGACTATTCGCTTGGCGAGCGATTCAAAGACACTGGAAGACGTCGTGGTTGTCGGCTACGGTTCTGGACGTAAAGTCGGAACGGTTGTCGGTAGTGTGGTAACGGTAAGTTCGGAAAAACTGAACACAGCGCCGTCATCTTCAGCACTTGACGCTTTGCAGGGACAGGTCGCAGGTATGTCAGTCTTGACATCTTCCGGTGAAGCAGGCGACAATGCTGTAAGTATGGCTATTCATGGTGTCGGTTCGCTCGGTGCAAGCTCTACTCCGCTGTATGTGATTGACGGTATTCCGTCTTCTTCACGTACCATTATGGCGATGAACCCAAACGACATTAAGAGCATCAGCGTTTTGAAAGATGCTTCGGCAACGTCAATTTACGGTTCACGTGCAGCCAATGGTGTCGTCTATGTAACTACCAAATCAGGTAGTTTCGGATCTGATGCAAGAATTACCTATCGTACACAAATTGGTTGGAATACTTTGGCAAATGAAGGATTTTACAAAAACCAATTCATGAACGCTGCAGAGTTGAAGCAATTCTGGATTGACTGCTATGGTCCTGTAGGTCTTGATGAAGCTTGGATTGACCGTAATTACACTCAGAGAGGTTTTGACGCCGACACAAAATGGTATGATGTGTTCCAGCAGTGGTGGACACCTCAGACTCAGAACGATATTGCCATCGAAGGTGGTGGTGACAAAGTAAGTTACATGATAGGTGCTTCCCAGTTCCATCAGAAGGGTACAACTATCGGTAACTACTACGACCGCTACACTGGTCGCGTGAATGTGGATGCTCGCCCAAACAAATGGCTGAAAGCTGGTATCAATGTTAACCTTTCTTATGACAAACGTCAGCGTAATAATAACTGGGGTAACAGTTCTTCAGGTAATGCTAACTATCTGGCAGGTGGTTTGTCAATGATTCTGAACCCATTGCATCCTCAATACAAAGAAGATGGTACAGAGTACGACCGTTATCCTAACAACCAGTGGAATCCTCGTTATTATATGGAGACCCATCCAAACGAGTATCTCCGTTATGGCTTGATTGGTAACGCATATATTGAGATTTCCCCGATTCAGGGATTGAAGATTACTTCACGCATTGGATCCGACATGTACTTCGTTCGTAACAACAGGAAAACCCTTCCTTCTTTTGCGGGATCTGGTGGCAGTGGAACAAGAAGAAAATCATTAGACTTTGACTACAGCAACACTATTACGAATACAATTGAGTATAAGTTCAATCTCGGTGAAAATCATGCATTCACGGTATTGGCAGGTCACGAAGGTGTAGAGAATGATTATGACTATTTCTATGCTCAGAGTACAGGTCAGACTGATGATCGAATGATGCGTTTGCAAGACGGAAAGCAGAGCGCTTATGAAATGTCTGAAGATCCGACAAGAAGCAAGTTCCTCTCGTTCTTTGGTCGCATTGATTACGCCTTGATGGACAAATACTTCTTCGATGCTTCTATCCGTAACGATGCTTGCTCGCGATTTGGTATCAACAACCGTAACGCTACTTTCTGGTCTGTAGGCGCTATGTGGAAAATCAGCAGAGAGGTGTTCATGAAACCGGTAAAGTGGGTGAACGATTTGAACTTTAAAATAAGCTATGGAACACAGGGTAATGCCGCTATTGGTGACTACGCAGCTATCGGTCGCATCGGAACATTGTCAGATTACAATGAAAACGCTTCTTGGGCTTACACCACACCAGGTAATCCGAACCTGACTTGGGAGACTCAGAAATTGTTGACCATCGGTTTGAGCGGACGTTTATTCAACCGCTTGGACTTTGACATATCTTATTACAATCGCAAAACTTCCGACATGTTGATGGGTGTTCCTTATCCCTATACCAGCGGTTTCGAAGAAATCACCAGCAATGTGGGAACACTGCAGAATGCTGGTATTGACATCGAACTCGGTGTGAACATCCTGCGCGGAAAAGACTATTATTTGAACTTCCGCACAACTTTCAACTACAACAATCAGAAGGTAACAGAACTCTTCCAGGGTCGTCAGCGTTGGGAAATCGCAAATACAGGTTTGGCATATGTTGTGGGTAGTCCTGTTATGTTCTACTATCCTATCTATGCAGGCATTGACCCTGCTGACGGACAGATGATGTGGTATCTGCCAGGAGACGATGTGGACAAGACTACGAAAGGTGAAACAACGAAGGAATTCAGTGAGGCGTTGCAGCAGAACACAGGCAAGAAGCGTTACGCACCAGTTAATGGTGGTTTCGGCATCAGCGGTGGATGGAAAGGAATCTCTATTCAGGCAGACTTCACCTATGTGCTGGGTAAATATCTTATCAACAACGATAGGTTCTTCTATGAGAATCCTGATTACTTCTTCGGATATAACTCCAGCAAGAAAGTACGTGATTTCTGGACACCGGAAAATCCAAATGCACAATATCCTAACTGGGCAGATGGCGACTACATGCGCTTCGATACTCACTTATTGGAGAATGCTTCGTTCATGCGTTTGAAGAACCTGCAGATTGGATATGATTTCCCGAAGACTCTTCTTGGCTTCCAGAATGTTGTGAAAGGTCTTAAACTGACTCTGACAGGTCGAAACCTGTTTACAATTACAGACTATAATGGTATTGATCCAGAGGTTAACAGTAACCTGACACTCGGTAAGATTGGTAACTCTAAGCAATTCCTTATCGGTGCGGAGATTACTTTCTAA
- a CDS encoding RagB/SusD family nutrient uptake outer membrane protein — protein sequence MKKYIFILSIVALGLTSCGSDYLERAPQSAEATATILGSTETAKLAVNGICKAMSNQYLGTQGLNGEGSIKNWYGSYPGNDTQKSGLTGWSGIINGTYHMNTTSVYLYYPWFYYYKLIGNANGVICNIDNAEGPEAEKAFLKAQALVFRAYSFFRLAELYAHRWSDEQGNTPGIVLRIDESTGDHPRATLAQTYQQIYADLDEAISLFESSGMDRSSKEFYKPNINVAYAVYAKAALTREDWANAAKYAKMARDGYALMSVNDYKAGFNTPNSEWIWGVYEAEDQTLYYYGFFAYIGSNSSASVCRGYPFSISKELIDQIPETDVRRDLYLVPTDAEFAECIESGQTTGALYTRAKRDYASYMYSTSLVFAYMQYKMRAAFMVGGGSFPLFRTEEMYYIEAEADCHLNQAAQAQQLLYDVTSKYDPSYQKSTKTGTALLDEVKLYRRFGLWGEGYDWFDHKRWGATLKRTAKGAGGNWHTTFAITVAPDGANHWTWELPNRETDYNKGLTLPEPTD from the coding sequence ATGAAAAAGTATATATTTATATTGAGCATTGTCGCTTTAGGTCTCACATCATGTGGCAGCGACTATCTGGAGAGGGCTCCGCAATCAGCGGAAGCTACTGCAACCATCCTTGGAAGCACCGAGACTGCGAAACTGGCTGTCAATGGTATATGCAAGGCGATGAGCAACCAATATCTGGGAACACAGGGCTTGAATGGTGAGGGATCCATCAAGAACTGGTATGGAAGCTATCCGGGCAACGACACGCAAAAGAGCGGTCTGACAGGATGGTCGGGTATTATCAACGGTACATACCACATGAACACGACTTCTGTCTATCTGTACTATCCTTGGTTCTATTACTACAAGCTCATTGGTAATGCCAATGGTGTCATCTGCAACATCGACAACGCTGAGGGACCAGAGGCTGAGAAGGCATTCTTGAAAGCACAGGCACTCGTGTTCCGTGCTTACTCGTTCTTCCGTCTGGCAGAGCTCTATGCCCACCGCTGGTCTGACGAACAGGGTAACACACCGGGTATCGTGCTTCGTATAGACGAGTCAACGGGCGACCACCCACGCGCTACACTGGCACAAACCTACCAGCAAATCTATGCCGACCTCGACGAGGCTATCAGCCTCTTCGAGTCAAGTGGTATGGATCGTAGCAGCAAGGAGTTCTATAAGCCGAACATCAATGTAGCATACGCAGTATATGCAAAGGCAGCCCTCACCCGCGAAGACTGGGCAAATGCTGCCAAGTATGCGAAGATGGCACGTGATGGTTATGCACTCATGAGCGTGAACGATTACAAAGCAGGTTTTAACACGCCGAACAGCGAGTGGATCTGGGGCGTTTACGAAGCAGAAGACCAGACGCTATACTACTACGGTTTCTTTGCTTACATCGGTTCGAACTCAAGTGCAAGCGTCTGTCGCGGATATCCTTTCTCTATCAGTAAGGAACTCATTGATCAGATTCCGGAGACTGACGTCCGTCGCGACCTCTATCTTGTGCCGACAGATGCTGAGTTTGCTGAGTGCATCGAATCAGGACAGACGACAGGAGCACTTTATACCCGCGCGAAGAGAGACTATGCAAGCTATATGTACAGTACCTCACTCGTATTCGCATACATGCAGTACAAAATGCGTGCAGCCTTCATGGTTGGTGGTGGTAGTTTCCCACTGTTCCGTACAGAGGAGATGTACTACATCGAGGCTGAGGCTGACTGCCACCTGAATCAGGCAGCTCAGGCACAGCAACTGCTCTACGACGTAACATCTAAGTACGACCCATCATACCAGAAGTCAACGAAGACGGGTACTGCCCTTCTTGATGAAGTGAAACTCTATCGTCGCTTCGGTCTCTGGGGCGAAGGTTACGACTGGTTCGACCACAAGCGTTGGGGAGCTACCCTCAAGCGTACTGCTAAAGGCGCTGGCGGTAACTGGCACACCACTTTCGCTATCACCGTTGCACCAGACGGCGCTAACCACTGGACATGGGAACTCCCGAACAGAGAGACCGACTACAACAAAGGTCTGACATTACCAGAGCCTACTGATTAA
- a CDS encoding SusC/RagA family TonB-linked outer membrane protein: MVKKLTMILAGLFLSVGMATAQTQISGTVVSEEDGEPIIGASVIVVGATNVGVATDIDGRFTLTLPAGRNMLRVSYVGMATKEVAARNGMVVNLVSDANSLDEIVVVAYGTQKKTSLTGSIQSVKSEQIELRPTSSVASALEGTVTGVQVNSTYGSPGSDPSIRIRGIGTVNGSSSPLYVIDGVPFGGNVSDLNPADIESMSVLKDAASAALYGNRASNGVILITTKKAKQGRLNVSLDIKQGTYSRGIPEYDRLGVKDFMETEWMNVYNTRRIATTMGAIDVINNPRSTAQDIADAQARLAGADATAREYAMNNLISDRLYLNIFNKPSNALFTSDGKMVAGAEILSGYRDDLDWYDQALRKGYRQEYNVTANGANDKADYLFSLGYLDEQGYMYKSSFNRLSARVAANIQPKKWIKMGVNLAATHQNFNQNWGDGNNGFTNVFMYARNISPIYPVHLHDVNTGEYILDAEGNKQYDGGSYTDENGQIILTRNQMPDRHLIWENEVGEDKVVRNTINGTAYADIYLPYNFTFTLKGNLNVRHSEENQYNSAVIGDGKGNNGRGKREDYRYKNYTFQQQLTWNNTFGVHSVDALIGHENYYLSYNYLYGYKTNQVFEGKNYLRNFTEIASLYDYNTHYTTESYLARARYHYDDRYNAEVSFRRDGSSRFAKGARWGNFWSVGANWVISNEQFMKKYDWVNYLKLRADYGEVGNDAGAGYFGYMALYSATQNANQGAYWISQLANYDLKWETGQSWGIALEGRLWNRLNFTIEYFDKRNKDLLFDVYNPLSAGATSTTAAESVVTKNIGTIANRGWEFAADVDVFKNKDWRINVGANITLLKNKVLKLPEQNKDGIISGTKKIVEGKDRYQYFVWTYEGINTANGYSLYKFNDEDYFFKVDNPDDPDNPFVYGKEKKEDGTANTQITGNNLNGVVVIDGVPYSYLTNYAKREYHGSALPKAYGSFNFNVTWKGLTLATLFTYQLGGKVIEYNYQNLLTVSGSSPSSLHKDILNSWTFANQTDYDAIDRNMLPVITSNALLPAEVAANLNSTSSRWLKSASYLVLKNINLTYQFPKSLVRKIDLEGIALTVACENLFSLTSLKGMNPQQSFDGTQYNYLVTPRVFSVGLNVRF; encoded by the coding sequence ATGGTAAAGAAACTAACAATGATTCTCGCCGGTCTGTTCCTCAGTGTAGGAATGGCAACGGCACAGACGCAAATCAGCGGTACCGTAGTTTCCGAAGAAGATGGCGAACCCATCATCGGTGCTTCGGTCATCGTGGTTGGCGCGACGAATGTCGGTGTTGCTACAGACATTGACGGTCGGTTCACATTGACGCTTCCTGCCGGACGTAACATGCTTCGCGTAAGTTACGTCGGTATGGCAACGAAAGAAGTGGCAGCCCGCAATGGCATGGTAGTGAATCTTGTAAGCGATGCCAATTCACTCGACGAAATCGTCGTTGTGGCTTACGGTACGCAGAAGAAGACCTCACTGACAGGTAGTATCCAGTCTGTCAAGTCGGAGCAGATTGAGCTCCGCCCGACTTCGAGCGTGGCATCTGCCCTCGAAGGTACGGTAACTGGTGTGCAGGTGAACAGCACCTACGGTTCTCCGGGTTCTGACCCGAGCATCCGCATCCGCGGTATTGGTACCGTCAACGGTTCATCCAGCCCACTCTATGTGATTGACGGTGTACCTTTTGGTGGTAATGTCTCTGACTTGAACCCCGCCGACATCGAGTCGATGTCTGTATTGAAGGACGCTGCTTCGGCTGCGCTTTATGGTAACCGCGCATCTAACGGTGTCATCCTGATTACCACGAAGAAGGCTAAGCAGGGACGTCTGAACGTAAGCCTTGACATCAAGCAGGGTACTTACAGCCGTGGTATTCCCGAGTATGACCGTCTGGGTGTGAAAGACTTCATGGAGACTGAGTGGATGAATGTATACAACACCCGGCGTATTGCTACCACAATGGGAGCCATTGATGTCATCAACAACCCACGTAGCACTGCACAGGACATAGCAGACGCACAGGCACGTTTGGCTGGAGCTGATGCAACCGCAAGGGAATATGCCATGAACAACCTGATCAGCGACCGCCTCTATCTGAACATCTTCAACAAGCCGTCGAACGCACTCTTCACGAGTGACGGTAAGATGGTTGCCGGTGCAGAGATTCTGAGCGGCTATCGTGACGACCTCGACTGGTACGACCAAGCACTTCGCAAGGGTTATCGTCAGGAATACAACGTGACAGCCAACGGTGCGAACGACAAGGCTGACTACCTCTTCTCTCTCGGCTATCTCGATGAGCAGGGTTATATGTACAAGTCAAGCTTCAACCGTCTCTCTGCACGCGTTGCTGCCAACATCCAGCCGAAGAAATGGATCAAGATGGGTGTCAACCTCGCAGCTACACACCAGAACTTCAACCAGAACTGGGGTGACGGCAATAATGGTTTTACCAATGTGTTCATGTATGCACGTAATATATCACCTATCTATCCAGTGCACTTGCATGACGTAAACACAGGTGAGTACATCCTCGATGCTGAAGGTAACAAGCAGTACGACGGCGGTTCTTATACCGATGAGAATGGTCAGATTATTCTGACACGTAACCAAATGCCTGACCGTCATCTCATTTGGGAAAATGAAGTGGGTGAGGACAAGGTTGTCCGCAATACCATCAACGGTACTGCATACGCAGACATCTATCTGCCCTACAACTTCACTTTCACGCTGAAAGGAAACTTGAACGTTCGCCACAGCGAAGAGAACCAGTACAACTCAGCCGTTATCGGTGACGGTAAGGGTAACAACGGTCGTGGCAAGCGCGAGGACTACCGCTACAAGAACTACACCTTCCAGCAGCAACTGACTTGGAACAACACGTTTGGAGTTCATTCTGTGGACGCGCTCATTGGTCACGAGAACTACTATTTGAGCTACAACTACCTGTACGGCTACAAGACCAACCAGGTGTTCGAGGGCAAGAACTATCTGCGTAACTTCACTGAAATCGCCAGTCTCTATGACTACAACACACACTATACGACAGAGTCTTACCTCGCCCGTGCACGCTATCACTATGATGACCGTTACAACGCTGAAGTAAGCTTCCGTCGCGACGGTTCTTCTCGCTTCGCAAAGGGTGCCCGCTGGGGTAACTTCTGGTCAGTCGGTGCCAACTGGGTCATTAGCAACGAGCAGTTCATGAAGAAGTATGACTGGGTGAACTACTTGAAACTCCGCGCCGACTATGGTGAAGTAGGTAACGATGCCGGTGCCGGCTACTTTGGGTACATGGCTCTTTACTCTGCTACTCAGAATGCAAACCAAGGTGCATACTGGATTTCACAGCTCGCTAACTACGACTTGAAGTGGGAGACCGGACAATCTTGGGGCATCGCTCTCGAAGGTCGTCTGTGGAACCGCTTGAACTTCACCATCGAGTACTTCGACAAGCGCAACAAAGACTTGTTGTTCGACGTTTACAACCCGCTGTCAGCCGGTGCAACAAGCACAACTGCTGCTGAATCAGTCGTAACCAAGAACATCGGTACCATCGCCAACCGCGGTTGGGAATTTGCTGCCGACGTGGACGTGTTCAAGAACAAGGACTGGCGCATCAACGTGGGTGCGAACATCACACTGCTGAAGAACAAAGTGCTGAAACTGCCTGAGCAGAACAAGGACGGAATCATCTCCGGAACGAAGAAAATCGTTGAAGGCAAAGACCGCTATCAGTACTTCGTTTGGACTTACGAAGGAATCAACACCGCTAACGGTTATTCACTCTACAAGTTTAACGACGAAGACTACTTCTTCAAAGTTGACAACCCGGACGATCCGGACAATCCGTTCGTTTATGGTAAAGAGAAGAAAGAAGACGGAACTGCCAACACGCAGATTACCGGTAACAACCTCAACGGTGTGGTTGTGATTGACGGTGTGCCTTACAGCTACCTGACCAACTATGCAAAGAGAGAGTATCACGGCTCGGCACTGCCGAAAGCTTACGGAAGCTTCAACTTCAACGTGACATGGAAGGGTCTGACGCTGGCTACGCTATTCACCTATCAGCTCGGCGGTAAGGTGATTGAATACAACTACCAGAACTTGCTGACAGTATCAGGATCTTCGCCAAGTTCACTGCATAAGGATATCTTGAATTCTTGGACCTTTGCTAATCAGACAGACTATGATGCCATCGACCGCAACATGCTACCGGTGATCACATCTAACGCATTGTTGCCGGCTGAAGTTGCTGCCAACCTCAACTCAACGTCTTCACGCTGGTTGAAGAGCGCAAGCTATCTGGTTCTGAAGAATATCAACCTGACCTATCAGTTCCCGAAATCACTCGTGCGTAAGATTGACCTGGAAGGTATCGCACTCACCGTAGCTTGCGAGAACCTCTTCAGTCTGACTTCTCTGAAAGGTATGAACCCGCAGCAGTCGTTCGACGGTACACAGTACAACTACCTCGTAACGCCACGCGTATTCTCTGTAGGTTTGAACGTTCGCTTCTAA
- a CDS encoding site-specific integrase produces MENKSDFTELAVAEIGRANNNKCFSTARNYGTAFRSLQQFMQCKAISVRQISAERMEDYQKWLRQKGVCLNTISCYMSSLRTLYNRAVEKGLTADEKPFRKVFLSTTPTEKRSISTQEIQKLQQLQLRKGSFAEKARDIFLFSFYALGMPFVDATHLRKEQIRNGIITYSRHKTGQVVRVKLEPCMQHIINKYAREGSEYVFPFLTADTVQQRHKQYIQTLIRYNKELKELARQAGIKSNLSSYVVRHTWASMAHRSNVELPIISKALGHTNTTTTLVYIRELNDSYLVKANKKILQQVNKTKDNR; encoded by the coding sequence GTGGAAAACAAATCAGACTTTACAGAATTGGCTGTAGCTGAGATTGGGCGAGCCAATAACAACAAATGTTTCAGTACGGCTCGCAATTATGGCACTGCATTCCGCTCGTTGCAACAGTTTATGCAATGCAAAGCCATCTCCGTCAGGCAGATTTCTGCCGAACGAATGGAGGATTATCAGAAATGGCTGCGACAAAAAGGGGTGTGCCTGAACACGATTTCCTGTTACATGAGTTCGCTGCGCACACTATACAACCGCGCGGTAGAGAAAGGTCTGACAGCCGACGAAAAACCTTTCCGCAAAGTGTTTCTGAGCACCACTCCGACGGAGAAACGCTCCATTTCAACGCAGGAAATACAAAAACTGCAACAGTTGCAACTGCGCAAAGGGAGCTTCGCTGAAAAAGCGCGCGACATTTTCCTCTTCAGTTTCTATGCCTTAGGGATGCCGTTCGTAGATGCCACCCATCTGCGCAAAGAGCAGATTCGCAACGGCATCATCACATACAGTCGGCATAAGACGGGACAGGTTGTCAGGGTGAAGTTGGAGCCGTGTATGCAACACATTATTAATAAATACGCGCGCGAAGGAAGTGAATACGTGTTCCCTTTTCTTACCGCCGACACCGTGCAACAACGCCATAAGCAATACATACAGACACTTATACGCTACAACAAAGAGTTGAAAGAACTTGCCCGACAGGCGGGCATCAAGAGCAACCTCTCGTCGTATGTCGTACGCCACACCTGGGCAAGCATGGCACACAGGAGCAACGTGGAACTGCCCATCATCTCCAAAGCACTGGGGCATACCAACACCACGACCACACTCGTCTATATCCGCGAACTCAACGACAGCTATCTCGTGAAAGCCAACAAAAAGATTCTGCAGCAAGTCAACAAAACGAAAGACAACCGCTGA